In the Trichoderma atroviride chromosome 4, complete sequence genome, TTGCTGCCCAACACAATACAATGGATCTGAGTGGCATGTGCCAATGCCTTCACTTGTTGGCAGAAGCCATGCGAGGTGACGAGTTCTCGGCTTTGGAACTGGAACAGGGGAATCGAGACAGGCGGCATGTCGTTCCCCTGCTCCGTCCAGAGGAGCCGCTACTGGATCACAGCCACATGATCCGCCTACCAAACCCTTCACTATCTTCAGGAGTACCGCCTGGTCCAAGTCAACACGGGATCATAAATCAGCCCGTCTGGAATTGGCATACATTCCGATTCTCCGCAACTAGTCTACGAGCActcaaggagctggcatCTCAATATACTGCATCATCAGATCCAAATAGAGACCAGACTATGGCATTCGTCTCTACCAATGACGCTCTCTGCGCATTCTGGTGGCAGCGCCTTTCTTTCACACGACTGGCCCGCAGCGACGGCACAGGCCCTTTTAAACTAGATCAGCTGAGCAAATTTAGTCGCGCAATAGACGGCCGTACCGCTCTAGATATCCCGCCAGAGTACATCGGTCAAATGGTCCACACATGTCCCACGAAGCTCCCTATCGGCGAAGTCGCTACCAGGCCTTTGGGCTACGTGGCTGCAGAGTTACGCCGTAATTTGAAGACGTATAATACGCCGCAGATGGTTCGAAGCTTCGCAACACTGATAGCTCGTGCAGAAGACAGGAGCACCATCACATTTATGGCAACATTTGACCCAACTATTGATGTAGGTTGCTCGTCATGGGCGCATGCAGACGTGTACTCTAAAGAATTCGGAAAGGTTTTGGGGAAGCCGGCACTAGTGAGGAGGCCAAGGTTTGATCCATTGAAGGGTGTTGTGTATTTCCTCCCGAAAAACTTGGATGGAGATATTGATGTAATAACTTGTTTAACTCAAGAAGACCTTGAAGGATTAGTATCGGATGTGGAGTTCAAGAAGCATACAGAGCGTATTGTGTAACTAGGGCTTACATCTTGATAAAATTCTGGTAGTAAAGTTCAGCAGAATTCAACTGGTTAAATATGTGTGCCATTGCAAAAGTCTTCCTATCGACATATAGATATACCGATGCTTGTGAATGTTGTAATGTATTAAGATATTGACTAAGTATAAactaagaaaagaaagttatTGGAACGCCTCAGGCCTCAACTGACTAAACTTGTTATTAGCTACAACCGCCATGTCACTCCAGTAACTATTGTAATTACTGCCAATAAAGGCTCAATTCTTAAGAAATGGGGTTATAAGAGTTGAAGCGACCATTAGGATCCCATttcttcttgagctgctgaagTCGAGGCAGGTTATCTCCGTACCAGACTGCGGGACCTTCATCACCATGCGCGTAGTTGACATAGATGGACAACTCAGAGGTACCTGCGGTTGCCTGAAACTCATTACGGGCATTCTTCATGAATGTTGAGAGGGTGTCAGCATCGGTAGGGTTGGTGACCGAGGTGATGAACAGCCTAGTAATTTGTTAGAGTCCAACCATGAACTGTGGCATTTTAGGTTTGAGAATATACGTACTGGTGCGCTCCCAGCTCACGGTGGGCGTAAGCAGTCGCGGTTTCCGGAACTGTGAGAGATTGTTTGGTTGAATATCTCTGGGTAACCCAGATAGGAGAAATTGTCGGATGCTGGGTATAAAACTCAGCCAACTCGTCGAAGAAGCTCCCGTATGTAGCAGCATTAATATTCTTGAGACCCATGCCATAGAAATCGGTCTCGCTATTCTTGTTGCACGTGCCGAAATCGGTTCCAAAGTCTTGTACGTTGGGTAGTTCATTCCATGGTACAACAGAGATGTTCTGTTTCGTGCTGGGTAAGTCGAGGAATGGTTGAATAAGCGCTATGCCATCGGCCTCGGCACCGAAGTAAACGGCATTGAACGTGATGCCCGGCTTGGATTTAAAGTCAGTATCAAGGGCCGCCGCGTTCTGAACTGGAAACTTACGCCTGGGGTAACAGTGATTTGTAAAGCAAGCTCAGCGGGGAGGTTGTCATTGAAAGCTTCTACTGCCTCAAAGAATGACCTATTGGCGCTCGCTGGGAAAGCGAAATCGGCATTGAGGTATTGACCGTTATTACGGAGGCTAGGGGCCTTGAATGTAGCAGAAGTGATGATGCCAAAGTTGTGGCCAGCACCGCGAACTGCCCAAAAAAGGTCGCAGTTCTCAATCTCGGAAGCAGTCAGAAGCTTTCCGTCAGCAGTAACGATGTTGACTGATTGCAAGAGGTCGACGACCATTCCATGAACGCCCATGAGACGCGTGACGCCACCGCCCAGGGTGGCTCCTAAAACCCCGACACAAGGACCACCGCCCGTAGCTGGTCAGTGAAAAATCCGTTAGCAATCATTTCGAGAGTGTATAGGGGAAGGCCCTCGATTTTGTTacaaagagacaaaagattACTTACGGAATTCTTTTCcggcagcaaaaagagggTCGTAGACCTGTTGGAACTGGGCAGATCCTCCGATGGTAACGAGACTGTTCTTTTCATCTATGGTGACTGTGTTGAAGTTTCCGAGATCAATATCAATCCCGTTCTTGAAAGTCTCCAAAGTCACAGAGGCACCATGACCGGCTCCAGTTGCCATGAACGGGATGCCATTGGACACGGAGATTTGGACCTAAGAAGCCAGTTTGGTAAGAATTGTGCAAGCTGGGGAGATGCTAGGTCTCCAGGACATACAATTTTTGCAACATCCTGCTCTGTGGCAGGCTTGATAGCGCCAAGATAAGTTGGCGGTGCAAAGACAGTCCACCGTTGTTCGACACTAGTGTTCCAAGCAGCATCCGACGGCAGAATAATCTCAGTACTTTTGGATAAATACGGAGCATAAAGAGCCGTCAGGTTcgcggcagcaaaggcagcgtCCCGGATATACATGGTGGGCTACCGTCTCCCGATTACAGAAACAAAAATATTGCAATAGGGGAAGCAAAACGAGAAGCGGATCAAACCAGAAGGGGCCGGTAGACGTTGTAGCACTGTCAATTGAAGGATTGTAACATCATTGGGCTTTATATAACCAAGATTACAACTACTAGCTGAGTCTGATGAGCTGACTTTGATGGGCTGACTTTCATAAGCTGGTTATTGCAGTTAGTTGTATCTAGGGgattaattataatttaattatttattaccACTTTAgtagcttattattatttttcttcaatGCAAATGAATGAATATTTCCGTGAATCATACTTTATAGTAATCAAGTATCCTACATATGCGATATAACACTAGCCGTTTTCAAGTCCCTGTGTCAGAACAAGCATTTCCCGGAATTCCAAACGCAGCTGACTGCAGGAGACAAGCAACCTAGTATCCCCGAGTCTGATGCCGCGTATTACATCCATGAATACTAACATGATTGTGCCTGACGGATCTGCAGCTGGACCCACAGTCCCGGGAACACGGCAGCTTTTCTACCACATTTTGTCCCTTCGATACATGTATCCGCGGCCAAATTTGATAGGTATGATACGAAGTCCACAAAGAGGCCAACCACACACCCTCCAACAAGAGTAATGTCCCTGCAAGGCCGTAATGTAACCTGATTCGTAATCGCATTTCCTCCTGGCATAGTCTTACCTAATGGCCTGAAACTTGTTCGTACTCTGGCTGtcctctttcccttctttaCTACTAGCCGCATTTCTCCTATCTACCTTGTCACTTTGACTGACCCAGCAAGAATAAGCAATATATTTCCAGATTAAATCACTCCAACTAAGTACACAGTACGGAGTGATAAACAAGCGAGGCAAAATAGCCTCAGCGACCACGGTCAAGTGGCGTCTCAGGTTTGAAGCCAACATACACAACCATTCTGCGACCTTGCCCAAAGGTTGATGCCTATGGCTTCTTCCAGCGACGACAGAAAAGGGAGCAGCACCAATGCGTCAGTAATGGTGCATATGGCTACTCCTAGTGACGACAAAGAAGGAGGCAGCATCAAGGCATCCGTCCGCCCTTCTTGGCTGAAAATTGTCTTCTCTGACTCAATTCTAACCAAGGAGGTTGTTGAACACCACTACAATGGCTCCGGCACCGACGATGACCCATACATTGTGCGCTGGCTGGAGAATGATGTGCTCGACCCGAAGAACTACTCACTTGTTGTCAAGTGGTCGTTGACACAGATTCTAgccttttccttcctttgtgtttcctttctctctaGTGCCTACACAGGGGGAATCGCCGAAATAGAGGCTGAATATGGCGGGAGCTCTGCACTCAACAGCTTGGGCGTTGGATTCTTCGTACTTGGGTTTGCTGTTGGGCCCTTTCTCTGGGCACCTTTATCCGGTACGTAAACGCAGCCTTtaaacaagaacaaaactTGAAGACATCACCgcctccctccctccctccatGTAGTTCTACACGGCCGTTGCTTTGCTGACATCCTTTGCTCAATAGAACACTATGGGCGCAGAAATGTCTTTGTGGCTACATACTTCATGGCTACGGCCTTCAACGTTGGCGTAGCTGCGTCGCAGAACCTCACAACCATCTTGGTATTGCGCTTCTTTGCTGGCCTGTTTGGATCATCTCCAATCACCAATTCTGGGGGTGCCGTCACCGACATGTTTGAAGCCGAAGAACGTGGCCTGGCTCTGACTGTTTTCTCTGTTGCCCCCTTCCTCGGGCCTGTTCTCGGGCCCATCATTGGCGGTTTTGTCGgggctggagctggctggcggtggtTGATGGGGTTATTGGCCATTATGACAGGATGTACTTGGATCGCTGGAACCCTTTTTGTCCCGGTAAGTCAGCTTCAAGATGGACAACATCTATACTACCTCCGGTGGCTATTACATGTGCTAACTATTCTTTCAAGGAGACATATTCACCTGTACTTCTACGGCGCCGAGCATCGAAGCTTTCCAAGTTCACCGGGAAAGTTTACATGTCCCCCTTCGATTCCAAGTCTGCGCAGAAGAGACTTTTACCTCATTTGTGGAGCGTCTTCAGCAAGC is a window encoding:
- a CDS encoding uncharacterized protein (EggNog:ENOG41~SMCOG1138:FAD linked oxidase domain protein~CAZy:AA7~antiSMASH:Cluster_4.6), producing MYIRDAAFAAANLTALYAPYLSKSTEIILPSDAAWNTSVEQRWTVFAPPTYLGAIKPATEQDVAKIVQISVSNGIPFMATGAGHGASVTLETFKNGIDIDLGNFNTVTIDEKNSLVTIGGSAQFQQVYDPLFAAGKEFPTGGGPCVGVLGATLGGGVTRLMGVHGMVVDLLQSVNIVTADGKLLTASEIENCDLFWAVRGAGHNFGIITSATFKAPSLRNNGQYLNADFAFPASANRSFFEAVEAFNDNLPAELALQITVTPGPGITFNAVYFGAEADGIALIQPFLDLPSTKQNISVVPWNELPNVQDFGTDFGTCNKNSETDFYGMGLKNINAATYGSFFDELAEFYTQHPTISPIWVTQRYSTKQSLTVPETATAYAHRELGAHQLFITSVTNPTDADTLSTFMKNARNEFQATAGTSELSIYVNYAHGDEGPAVWYGDNLPRLQQLKKKWDPNGRFNSYNPIS
- a CDS encoding uncharacterized protein (EggNog:ENOG41~TransMembrane:12 (i79-99o111-130i142-160o166-187i199-224o230-251i306-331o343-365i386-407o413-434i446-469o481-501i)~SMCOG1106:major facilitator transporter~antiSMASH:Cluster_4.6); its protein translation is MVHMATPSDDKEGGSIKASVRPSWLKIVFSDSILTKEVVEHHYNGSGTDDDPYIVRWLENDVLDPKNYSLVVKWSLTQILAFSFLCVSFLSSAYTGGIAEIEAEYGGSSALNSLGVGFFVLGFAVGPFLWAPLSEHYGRRNVFVATYFMATAFNVGVAASQNLTTILVLRFFAGLFGSSPITNSGGAVTDMFEAEERGLALTVFSVAPFLGPVLGPIIGGFVGAGAGWRWLMGLLAIMTGCTWIAGTLFVPETYSPVLLRRRASKLSKFTGKVYMSPFDSKSAQKRLLPHLWSVFSKPWALLTEPIVLLLSVYLAIVFGTLYLLFAAYPIVYAQDRRWPQGISGLPFIGILIGNLSALAFSFVLNKRYVVFAKKHQSNGTMTPPEARLPPCLIGCIFIPIGLFWFAWTNSPSVHWIASIAAGAPFGFGLVCVFMGITNYLVDAYTIYAASVLAGGAVLRGIFAVVFPLFTTKMYANLGIHWASSVPGFMAVACVPFPYIFYRYGEAIRARCRYAAQAEAALQALRTSNVAASSETAPDADSRISNVTTSSETARTAEGEA
- a CDS encoding uncharacterized protein (EggNog:ENOG41~antiSMASH:Cluster_4.6); this encodes MLDGSLVAPVVAFPQSYEESDLKPAPVISFQANFVKGGLLLDFAAQHNTMDLSGMCQCLHLLAEAMRGDEFSALELEQGNRDRRHVVPLLRPEEPLLDHSHMIRLPNPSLSSGVPPGPSQHGIINQPVWNWHTFRFSATSLRALKELASQYTASSDPNRDQTMAFVSTNDALCAFWWQRLSFTRLARSDGTGPFKLDQLSKFSRAIDGRTALDIPPEYIGQMVHTCPTKLPIGEVATRPLGYVAAELRRNLKTYNTPQMVRSFATLIARAEDRSTITFMATFDPTIDVGCSSWAHADVYSKEFGKVLGKPALVRRPRFDPLKGVVYFLPKNLDGDIDVITCLTQEDLEGLVSDVEFKKHTERIV